A genome region from Trichoderma asperellum chromosome 7, complete sequence includes the following:
- a CDS encoding uncharacterized protein (EggNog:ENOG41~SECRETED:SignalP(1-17)), with protein MKFTVAAIAAIVTVATASPGYKPPPPPPPPPHGCKPATYSCLPNDQGWQVCSTAGQWVFAGNCPPKTVCKFDNQNGSPYCVPPNFTIP; from the exons ATGAAGTTCACCGTCGCCGCTATTGCCGCTATCGTTACTGTGGCCACTGCCAGCCCTGGCTacaagcctcctcctcctcctcctcctcctcctcacgGCTGCAAGCCCGCTACCTACTCCTGCCTTCCCAATGATCAGGGATGGCAAGTGTGCAGCACTGCTGGTCAATGGGTC TTTGCTGGAAACTGCCCTCCTAAGACCGTCTGCAAATTCGATAACCAGAATGGCAGCCCCTACTGCGTTCCTCCCAACTTCACTATCCCATAA